The following proteins are co-located in the Vigna angularis cultivar LongXiaoDou No.4 chromosome 2, ASM1680809v1, whole genome shotgun sequence genome:
- the LOC108328262 gene encoding aquaporin NIP2-1-like produces the protein MEGTSPNTFTFITTTIDAPSPSNPEISPSPSALSGLAQTYPPGFSRKVFAEVIGTFLLVFVGSGSAGLSVIDESRVSKLAASLAAGLIVTVMIYSIGHISGAHMNPAVSLAFAAVRHFPWPQVPFYVVAQLTGSISASYTLRELFQPSKEIGGTTPAGSHIQALIVEMVTTFTMVFISMAVATDTNATGQLSGVAVGCSVSISSIVAGPISGGSMNPARTLGPAIATSTYKGLWVYFVGPITGAVLAAWSYNVIRDTEHPGFPFSLSSLSFKVRQSVSGTKTDQRSLV, from the exons ATGGAAGGTACCAGCCCAAACACGTTTACCTTCATCACCACCACCATCGACGCTCCAAGTCCAAGCAACCCTGAGATATCACCATCTCCTTCTGCTCTTTCAGGACTCGCACAAACTTACCCTCCTGGTTTTTCCAGAAAG GTGTTTGCGGAGGTTATCGGAACGTTTCTGTTGGTGTTCGTGGGAAGTGGTTCTGCGGGTCTCAGTGTTATTGATGAGAGCAGAGTGTCAAAGCTCGCAGCTTCGCTTGCTGCAGGACTCATCGTCACAGTGATGATTTACTCAATTGGACACATTTCTGGAGCACACATGAACCCTGCGGTTTCCCTTGCTTTTGCTGCCGTGAGGCATTTTCCGTGGCCACAG GTCCCGTTTTACGTAGTAGCTCAACTCACTGGATCCATTTCTGCTTCATACACATTGCGAGAGCTTTTCCAGCCATCAAAGGAAATTGGGGGAACAACACCTGCTGGATCACATATCCAAGCACTGATCGTGGAAATGGTGACTACTTTCACCATGGTGTTCATTTCCATGGCCGTGGCCACTGACACAAACGCT ACAGGACAACTATCAGGAGTAGCAGTAGGTTGTTCTGTTAGCATATCAAGCATTGTTGCCGG ACCAATATCGGGGGGATCAATGAACCCAGCAAGGACATTAGGTCCTGCAATTGCAACATCAACCTACAAGGGACTTTGGGTATATTTTGTTGGACCAATTACTGGGGCAGTTTTAGCAGCATGGTCTTACAACGTGATTAGGGACACGGAACACCCTGGTTTTCCATTTTCACTATCCTCCCTTTCATTCAAGGTACGCCAAAGCGTTAGTGGAACCAAAACCGACCAACGAAGCTTGGTTTGA
- the LOC128195635 gene encoding uncharacterized protein LOC128195635: MKGDRGGCTPRSIGSGMSQSCGSSHLASKNCGCGERLLLLKATTLKNKGRQFYRCRNWASNSSCNFFEWVDEGDFEMEGSLQRKSEEVEVCIENVVLELRKKKDKLKKKLEEERKNFKMMLVFFVLSWALTAMFCILFVLKVNCN; the protein is encoded by the exons ATGAAAGGTGACAGAGGAGGTTGCACACCAAGGAGCATAGGTTCTGGAATGTCCCAAAGTTGTGGATCATCTCACTTAGCTTCAAAAAACTGTGGTTGTGGGGAaagattgttgttgttgaaggcAACTACATTGAAGAACAAAGGGAGACAATTttatagatgtagaaattgggca AGTAATTCAAGCTGTAACTTCTTTGAATGGGTTGATGAAGGAGATTTCGAAATGGAAGGAAGCTTACAAAGGAagagtgaagaagttgaagtgtgtattgaaaatgttgtgttggagctaaggaagaagaaggacaagttgaagaagaaattagaggaagagagaaaaaatttcaaaatgatgttggTGTTTTTTGTATTGTCATGGGCATTAACTGCCATGTTTTGTATTCTGTTTGTGTTGAAGGTTAATTGTAATTAG
- the LOC108327980 gene encoding gibberellin-regulated protein 4 isoform X2 gives MAMAKFLAAMILALIAISMLQTVMAANGHGDHLNDNKSKYGSGSLKSYQCPSQCSRRCNKTQYHKPCMFFCQKCCRKCLCVPPGYYGNKAVCPCYNNWKTKEGGPKCP, from the exons ATGGCTATGGCTAAGTTCCTTGCAGCTATGATCTTGGCTCTCATTGCCATTTCCATGCTTCAAACC GTCATGGCTGCAAATGGGCATGGAGACCACCTGAATGATAACAAG AGCAAATATGGAAGTGGGAGTCTCAAGAGTTACC AATGCCCATCACAATGCTCGAGGAGATGCAACAAGACCCAATACCACAAGCCCTGCATGTTTTTCTGTCAGAAGTGCTGCAGGAAGTGCCTGTGTGTTCCTCCGGGTTATTATGGTAATAAGGCTGTGTGCCCTTGCTACAACAACTGGAAGACCAAGGAGGGAGGACCCAAGTGCCCTTGA
- the LOC108327980 gene encoding gibberellin-regulated protein 4 isoform X1, giving the protein MAMAKFLAAMILALIAISMLQTVVMAANGHGDHLNDNKSKYGSGSLKSYQCPSQCSRRCNKTQYHKPCMFFCQKCCRKCLCVPPGYYGNKAVCPCYNNWKTKEGGPKCP; this is encoded by the exons ATGGCTATGGCTAAGTTCCTTGCAGCTATGATCTTGGCTCTCATTGCCATTTCCATGCTTCAAACCGTG GTCATGGCTGCAAATGGGCATGGAGACCACCTGAATGATAACAAG AGCAAATATGGAAGTGGGAGTCTCAAGAGTTACC AATGCCCATCACAATGCTCGAGGAGATGCAACAAGACCCAATACCACAAGCCCTGCATGTTTTTCTGTCAGAAGTGCTGCAGGAAGTGCCTGTGTGTTCCTCCGGGTTATTATGGTAATAAGGCTGTGTGCCCTTGCTACAACAACTGGAAGACCAAGGAGGGAGGACCCAAGTGCCCTTGA